A single region of the Mycobacterium avium subsp. avium genome encodes:
- a CDS encoding alpha/beta hydrolase family protein has product MRTLRYAPGRWADVFGEPASPTVLLWHGAQTDARAAVGPLAGLLAAHGLMVVAPDWNSHAADGGRADLLRSLDFTRGLAGDSGAVALVGWSLGGAAAAGVTLQADRFGVAPLHTFCLAGAFMVPDPLTGRAATDTVPPDRSGTAFTLLHGVADDVVPVSASRDFAAHLQRIGWPVQLVEVAADHGSIAGADYDPVADRYQPGARDETLRFAGEVAARIAATLRYLGG; this is encoded by the coding sequence GTGAGGACGTTGCGCTACGCCCCGGGCCGCTGGGCCGACGTCTTCGGCGAACCGGCATCACCCACGGTCTTGCTGTGGCACGGCGCGCAAACCGACGCCCGCGCCGCCGTCGGCCCGCTGGCCGGCCTGCTCGCCGCCCACGGTCTGATGGTGGTGGCGCCGGACTGGAACTCCCACGCCGCCGACGGCGGACGCGCCGACCTGTTGCGATCGCTGGACTTCACCCGCGGGCTCGCCGGTGACTCCGGGGCGGTGGCGCTGGTCGGGTGGTCACTGGGTGGGGCCGCAGCGGCGGGCGTCACCCTGCAGGCGGATCGATTCGGCGTGGCGCCCCTGCACACCTTCTGCCTGGCCGGCGCGTTCATGGTTCCCGACCCGCTCACCGGTCGGGCGGCCACCGACACGGTGCCGCCCGACCGCAGCGGCACCGCGTTCACGCTGCTGCACGGCGTCGCCGACGATGTGGTGCCGGTGAGTGCCAGCCGGGACTTCGCCGCACACCTGCAGCGGATCGGCTGGCCGGTGCAGCTCGTCGAGGTGGCTGCCGATCACGGGTCGATCGCCGGCGCCGACTACGACCCGGTCGCCGACCGCTACCAACCCGGCGCGCGGGATGAGACGCTGCGGTTCGCCGGGGAGGTCGCCGCCCGGATCG